The Brassica oleracea var. oleracea cultivar TO1000 chromosome C6, BOL, whole genome shotgun sequence genomic interval ACGACATCAATGTAAGTCAATTTGCGGTTCTTGGCTATCACTGGAGATTCATAACCATGAGACCTCGAATGTAACGGTGTTGTACCGGTGCCTGAATTGGGGTTAAGACCAAGCTTGACTCTCTTCTTCCTCTTGAGGACAAGGAAAGTAACGATTCCGGCTGCAATGAGGAAGACTGAAACAAGTGAGGCTGCAACAGGTGCAATAACCGTGTTTTTCTTCTTCTTCTTGGTGGTGGAGCATGAAATGATAGAACAGAGCCCGGTGTTTCCTTCGAGACTAGAGTTTCATATATGTGATTGAAAGGAAAAAAAAATGATTAGAAAGGTCTAAGGATTTAGATATTTTTACTTGGCTCACACGCAAGGGATATATATTACCTTAGTGAAATCGTTCCTCTTCGTGCTTTATCAAGGAGAGTTGCAGGGATTGAACCATTTAGCTCATTGTTTGATAGGTTTCTGCGCAGAAAAGAGTGAACAGAGGTTACAACATGTTTGGTTTCCTTTTGTTCATTGACCAAGTTTTAGATTTGAGCCACCTTGTGCTTAAACTTACATGACTTTTAAGGTTTCCATGCTCACTAGAAACTCTGGAACCGAACCAGTTAAAGTATTGTTAGACAAGTCACTGCAAGAAAATCAAAGCCAAAAGAAATCACATATTAAAACATATGACTTTTAATCACAACTTGGCTGCATTTACTAACAAAACTTGAGTATAACTACTTACAGAACTTCTAAATTGGTAAGCTCCGATATGAATTCCAATATCTCTCCAGTCAAGCCACTTGCAGACAAGTTTCTGTTTTCATATGTCAAATATTTCATACAATTTGTAAAAATAGGCATTATATAGAAATAATTAAACTCTGTTATGAAAACAGAACAAGATTAATACTTACAAAGAAATGATCTTAGGCTGCTCATTGTCTATATAACTGCAATTAATACCAGACCACCTATAAGCCCGTGGCGCGCAAGTATCTCCTTCCCAGTCAATCTTGTTCGCACCGTAACCCGACTTGATGTTCATCATTGCTTCAACTGATAAATAAACTTCTCATGTAAATTTTTGGTTCTTGATCAACTATAGATCACAAAAGTAGTTAGTTACCAACCTTCTTTTCCATCGGTTTCTTGCTCCGGAAGCAAGTTAACCAAATAAACCTCCATGCCATTGAGTAGAGGAGGCAACGTCGAGTTTCCTGTCCTTTGAAGCGAAAATGTGTACTTTCCATTTTCATCGGCACCAACTTCGTTAGAGGTAAATATGGAAGAAGTTGTGAAGTTAAGCGGTCTGAAGGGTCCGTAGATACGCTTGCCATTGTACATGATGTTGAACTCTCTTGTTTCATTGGACTTTAGCTCTTGAATCTCGGCAAAATGCATAAAAACGTAGAATTGCACGGTGCTGTCCACGCCAACTAGGGAAATGTTCATAGGTGCGTCCGGGTCTGTTGGAACAGAGCCTGTGACCATAGCAATCTCTGGTGGTTGGTAGTCATTGTTGACATTCACTGTCTGGTTGGTACTAATCTGTGACCAGTTTCCAAAGTTATACGGTGTCCAGACACGATCAAACACATCGATTCCGTACCTAAAACGAAAAAAAAGGCATATTTAGGACCATTTTTTAAATTGTCTGACCTGACATGAACTTATATACCTGTAGCCTTGGTTAAGAGTTGCACCAACGTCTGCTCTGATGAAGAGCTGCAAAGATCCTTGTCGAGACAAGTAAGTTGTGTTCTTGAGTTTACGAAGCTCTAAAGCGGAGATAAAAGGCGTTGAGTCTCCTGTTTTGACCAAACAGATTTGTAAACGGTCGGTCTTCAAGACATGAATCATCTCAAAGATTGATGCTTGGGTCTCGTTTGTGGTTGAAACTGTAGTCCATAGGTTAGGCCCGAGGTGGAGCTCGAATTGCGTGGTGGGATTATCGTCATATCCGCCGTGTAAGAAGTTTGTTCTGATCAGATACTCATCGCCTATGGTTAGGTTTAGGGTATAGCAGTTTCTTATGCCTTGTGGAAAACTCCTTAGGTTCCTTGTGAAGCAAGTAAAAATAACTTGTAAAGAATATATAGCTTGAGCTTCAAGCTATTAAAATTAATTGATACTGAGAATATTATCTATACCAGGCTTGTTGCTGAAACTGGGTCCGGTATGCTTGTTTGATGCTTCTACTAACACCGGTACTGATGAAATTCGCATCTGAGATGTAAGTAAGGTTTGTTGTTCCCTCACGAAAAGTCGTTCCCCTCGGCGAACCACAGTCCAGACTGATGAACCCTAAAAAAGAAGAAAAGAAGAGTGTTTAGTAAACCATACCCGGTTTGATGAAGATGTTATAACTAGCTTTTACCTGACTGATCTTGGGCAAGACTAAGGAAAAGAGCGGAGAAGATTTGGAGAAGAACTAAGAGAAGACAAGCAGAAAACGCCATTAGCATTCGTCACTTTAGGTTTCTCTCTTCTTTTGATTATGCAGATTATAAAATTAGGAATCAAATGAACATATATGGGGTGCAACTAAAGAAATGAAAGTGGGGATTGTTTTCTTGTCTGAACCGCGTTGATACTTGGTACTGGTTACTATTATTGAGAACTCAAAGTCAAACCTTTTGGTAGAGGTAACCAATTGCAATTTTTTTTACGTTAATTCGTTGACGTATATGAAAAAGTCGTATATGCTGATAATTACATATGAAGGAAGTTTTTGATAATTTGTAAATCTCACCATCAGTTTTTGAGGTAACCAATTGCAATTCTTTTGGTTTTATGCATATAGATTTGATTTTTATGTAGTTAAATAGGTGAGAGTTTCTCATAGATTATCTTTAGAGAAAATCTTTACAATATATAAATAATATGGAGAATATATTGCAGTTTTTAGAGCTTTTCTCCAGAGAATTTTAAAACATTATATATATTTTGTAAAGCAAAAACATAAAATAAAAAACCATTGAATTATGAACACCGGAAAATGAAAAATACAGAAAATGATATAAAAGAAATCAATCTCTCAAAACTTATCGCTAAAATAAATATCAGAATTTATATAAAATATGATTGGTTGTCTTTTTGTGATTAAGCTCCAACTTATCTAAATAAAATTTGAGGATGTTGACAAAATAATAGTATCTTTATTTTCTTTTTAAATGACTAACCATATTTAGTTCAGTGAACATAAATTGTAATTAAATTAACTAATTGTTTGATTTAATGAAATTTTACTATCTTCTCATGTTAAATTTTGTAATTCTTTCTGAAAACTAAAATTAAAAGCAAACATTAAATTTTGAAAGTCAGAACGAGATTGGTTGGTGAGGAGTTAATACATCCACCAGTAAAACTGTGTATGGAGAGACGACCACGACTTCAAAAAGAGCACAAACTCAAAATAAAATATCTGGTCAATATCAATTTGGCTGTATTATTACAAGATTTGCGAACAATATAGTCAAGTGGGCGATATGTACATTTAGGGGTGGACATTTTATCCGATATCCGAACCCGTATCTGAACCCGACATGAAAAATCCGAACCGAAATCCGAGCCAAAATAGCAAAATATCCAAACTGGTATTGATTTAGGAGACATTGGATATCCGAACCCGAACGGATAATATCCAAACCCGAATGGATATCCGAAGATAAACGAACATTTGTATATTTACCCTTATATTTCTTGTTTACATCTCTCATTTTATTTAAAATATTATATTGGTGTTACACATACTTTAAGATCATATAATATACATATAATTACGGAGAAAGTGATTTGTCAGTCAACTAAAATACATGTCAAGTTTTTTGTTTCATGTATT includes:
- the LOC106297096 gene encoding probable LRR receptor-like serine/threonine-protein kinase At1g51860 — protein: MLMAFSACLLLVLLQIFSALFLSLAQDQSGFISLDCGSPRGTTFREGTTNLTYISDANFISTGVSRSIKQAYRTQFQQQAWNLRSFPQGIRNCYTLNLTIGDEYLIRTNFLHGGYDDNPTTQFELHLGPNLWTTVSTTNETQASIFEMIHVLKTDRLQICLVKTGDSTPFISALELRKLKNTTYLSRQGSLQLFIRADVGATLNQGYRYGIDVFDRVWTPYNFGNWSQISTNQTVNVNNDYQPPEIAMVTGSVPTDPDAPMNISLVGVDSTVQFYVFMHFAEIQELKSNETREFNIMYNGKRIYGPFRPLNFTTSSIFTSNEVGADENGKYTFSLQRTGNSTLPPLLNGMEVYLVNLLPEQETDGKEVEAMMNIKSGYGANKIDWEGDTCAPRAYRWSGINCSYIDNEQPKIISLNLSASGLTGEILEFISELTNLEVLDLSNNTLTGSVPEFLVSMETLKVINLSNNELNGSIPATLLDKARRGTISLSLEGNTGLCSIISCSTTKKKKKNTVIAPVAASLVSVFLIAAGIVTFLVLKRKKRVKLGLNPNSGTGTTPLHSRSHGYESPVIAKNRKLTYIDVVKITNNFERVLGRGGFGVVYYGVLDNQPVAVKMLTESTALGYKQFKAEVELLLRVHHKDLTCLVGYCEEGDKLSLIYEFMANGDLKEHLSGKRGPSILTWEGRLRIAAESAQGLEYLHNGCKPQIVHRDIKTTNILLNEKLQAKLADFGLSRSFPLGTETHVSTVVAGTPGYLDPEYYRTNWLTEKSDVFSFGVVLLELVTNRPVIDQKRERSHIGEWVGLMLSRGDINSIVDPKLQGDFDPNTIWKVVETAMTCLNPSSSRRPTMTQVVMELKECLNMEMARNMGSRMTDSTNDSSIELSMNITTELNPGAR